A single Primulina eburnea isolate SZY01 chromosome 11, ASM2296580v1, whole genome shotgun sequence DNA region contains:
- the LOC140804402 gene encoding diacylglycerol kinase 5-like isoform X2: MESADLDSEKFVKEFYIPSYILVSDSEAECLPNVPECPVLVFINSKSGGQLRGDLLVTYRTILNKNQVFDLGEESPNNVLNRLFINLEKLKINGDEFAFELEKKLKIIVAGGDGTAGWLLGVVSDLKLTQPPPIATVPLGTGNNIPFAFGWGKKNPGTHRNSVLSFLDQVRKAREMKIDSWHILMRMRAPKEGSCDPIAPLELPHSLHAFHKVSSSDDLNVEGCDTFRGGFWNYFSMGMDAQVSYAFHRERKLHPEKFKNQLRNQSTYAKIGCSQGWFIAPIARPSSRNIAQLCKLKVMKRHGDWQDLRIPHSIRSIVCLNLPSFSGGLNPWGTPNINKRCDRDLTAPYVDDGLMEIVGFRDAWHGLVLLAPNGHGTRLAQAHRIRFEFHKGAADHTYMRIDGEPWKHPLPFDDDTIIVEISHLGQVKMLATHNCRSRSIMDPSSPIPQDADERDSDNEDDSVGDEWRKFGAADTFRIPDDVDVSHLS, from the exons ATGGAAAGTGCTGATCTTGACTCTGAGAAATTTGTGAAGGAGTTTTATATCCCTAGCTATATACTTGTGTCTGACTCGGAAGCTGAGTGTTTACCTAATGTACCTGAGTGCCCTGTTTTGGTATTTATCAATTCCAAAAGTGGTGGTCAGCTTCGCGGAGATCTTCTCGTTACTTACCGAACCATACTTAATAAAAACCAG GTGTTTGATCTAGGAGAAGAATCTCCCAACAATGTGCTGAATAGGCTTTTTATCAACCTGGAAAAGCTCAAGATTAATGGTGATGAATTTGCTTTTGAACTTGAGAAGAAGTTAAAAATAATA GTTGCCGGGGGAGATGGTACAGCTGGCTGGCTACTTGGAGTGGTTTCTGATCTAAAATTGACTCAGCCGCCACCTATAGCTACTGTGCCTTTGGGAACTGGAAATAATATTCCATTTGCATTTGGATGG GGTAAGAAAAATCCTGGAACACATCGTAATTCTGTGCTCTCATTCTTGGATCAAGTGCGGAAAGCAAGAGAAATGAAGATAGACAG TTGGCATATTCTTATGCGGATGAGAGCACCAAAAGAAGGCTCATGTGATCCAATTGCCCCTTTGGAGTTGCCACATTCATTGCATGCATTTCACAAGGTTTCTTCATCAGATGATCTCAATGTG GAAGGTTGTGATACATTCCGTGGTGGATTTTGGAATTACTTCAGCATGG GAATGGATGCACAAGTGTCTTATGCATTCCACAGAGAGAGAAAGCTGCATCCTGAAAAATTCAAAAACCAGCTACGTAATCAg AGTACATATGCAAAGATTGGATGCTCACAGGGATGGTTTATAGCTCCTATTGCTCGCCCTTCTTCTAG GAATATAGCCCAACTTTGCAAGCTGAAGGTCATGAAAAGACATGGTGATTGGCAAGACCTCCGCATTCCTCACAG CATCAGGTCAATTGTATGTCTTAACTTGCCGAGTTTTTCTGGTGGACTAAACCCTTGGGGAACTCCAAATATTAACAAACGATGTGAT AGAGACTTGACTGCCCCTTATGTAGACGATGGCCTTATGGAGATTGTTGGCTTTAGAGACGCTTGGCATGGACTTGTTCTACTTGCTCCAAACGGACATGGGACACGTCTTGCACAG GCACACCGTATCCGCTTTGAGTTCCATAAAGGTGCAGCTGACCACACATACATGAGGATTGATGGCGAACCATGGAAGCATCCTCTTCCATTCGATGATGACACAATAATTGTAGAAATTTCTCATCTTGGCCAAGTTAAGATGCTTGCTACACACAATTGTAGATCCAGAAGTATTATGGACCCATCATCTCCTATTCCTCAAGATGCTGATGAAAGGGATAGTGACAACGAAGACGACTCTGTTGGAGATGAATGGAGAAAATTCGGGGCAGCAGACACGTTCAGGATTCCAGATGACGTCGATGTTTCTCATCTTAGTTAG
- the LOC140804402 gene encoding diacylglycerol kinase 5-like isoform X1, with the protein MESADLDSEKFVKEFYIPSYILVSDSEAECLPNVPECPVLVFINSKSGGQLRGDLLVTYRTILNKNQVFDLGEESPNNVLNRLFINLEKLKINGDEFAFELEKKLKIIVAGGDGTAGWLLGVVSDLKLTQPPPIATVPLGTGNNIPFAFGWGKKNPGTHRNSVLSFLDQVRKAREMKIDSKFTDSIYLPETVGLSWSSSWHILMRMRAPKEGSCDPIAPLELPHSLHAFHKVSSSDDLNVEGCDTFRGGFWNYFSMGMDAQVSYAFHRERKLHPEKFKNQLRNQSTYAKIGCSQGWFIAPIARPSSRNIAQLCKLKVMKRHGDWQDLRIPHSIRSIVCLNLPSFSGGLNPWGTPNINKRCDRDLTAPYVDDGLMEIVGFRDAWHGLVLLAPNGHGTRLAQAHRIRFEFHKGAADHTYMRIDGEPWKHPLPFDDDTIIVEISHLGQVKMLATHNCRSRSIMDPSSPIPQDADERDSDNEDDSVGDEWRKFGAADTFRIPDDVDVSHLS; encoded by the exons ATGGAAAGTGCTGATCTTGACTCTGAGAAATTTGTGAAGGAGTTTTATATCCCTAGCTATATACTTGTGTCTGACTCGGAAGCTGAGTGTTTACCTAATGTACCTGAGTGCCCTGTTTTGGTATTTATCAATTCCAAAAGTGGTGGTCAGCTTCGCGGAGATCTTCTCGTTACTTACCGAACCATACTTAATAAAAACCAG GTGTTTGATCTAGGAGAAGAATCTCCCAACAATGTGCTGAATAGGCTTTTTATCAACCTGGAAAAGCTCAAGATTAATGGTGATGAATTTGCTTTTGAACTTGAGAAGAAGTTAAAAATAATA GTTGCCGGGGGAGATGGTACAGCTGGCTGGCTACTTGGAGTGGTTTCTGATCTAAAATTGACTCAGCCGCCACCTATAGCTACTGTGCCTTTGGGAACTGGAAATAATATTCCATTTGCATTTGGATGG GGTAAGAAAAATCCTGGAACACATCGTAATTCTGTGCTCTCATTCTTGGATCAAGTGCGGAAAGCAAGAGAAATGAAGATAGACAG TAAATTTACAGATTCTATATATCTCCCTGAGACGGTTGGCTTGTCATGGTCTTCCAGTTGGCATATTCTTATGCGGATGAGAGCACCAAAAGAAGGCTCATGTGATCCAATTGCCCCTTTGGAGTTGCCACATTCATTGCATGCATTTCACAAGGTTTCTTCATCAGATGATCTCAATGTG GAAGGTTGTGATACATTCCGTGGTGGATTTTGGAATTACTTCAGCATGG GAATGGATGCACAAGTGTCTTATGCATTCCACAGAGAGAGAAAGCTGCATCCTGAAAAATTCAAAAACCAGCTACGTAATCAg AGTACATATGCAAAGATTGGATGCTCACAGGGATGGTTTATAGCTCCTATTGCTCGCCCTTCTTCTAG GAATATAGCCCAACTTTGCAAGCTGAAGGTCATGAAAAGACATGGTGATTGGCAAGACCTCCGCATTCCTCACAG CATCAGGTCAATTGTATGTCTTAACTTGCCGAGTTTTTCTGGTGGACTAAACCCTTGGGGAACTCCAAATATTAACAAACGATGTGAT AGAGACTTGACTGCCCCTTATGTAGACGATGGCCTTATGGAGATTGTTGGCTTTAGAGACGCTTGGCATGGACTTGTTCTACTTGCTCCAAACGGACATGGGACACGTCTTGCACAG GCACACCGTATCCGCTTTGAGTTCCATAAAGGTGCAGCTGACCACACATACATGAGGATTGATGGCGAACCATGGAAGCATCCTCTTCCATTCGATGATGACACAATAATTGTAGAAATTTCTCATCTTGGCCAAGTTAAGATGCTTGCTACACACAATTGTAGATCCAGAAGTATTATGGACCCATCATCTCCTATTCCTCAAGATGCTGATGAAAGGGATAGTGACAACGAAGACGACTCTGTTGGAGATGAATGGAGAAAATTCGGGGCAGCAGACACGTTCAGGATTCCAGATGACGTCGATGTTTCTCATCTTAGTTAG